A single genomic interval of Babylonia areolata isolate BAREFJ2019XMU chromosome 26, ASM4173473v1, whole genome shotgun sequence harbors:
- the LOC143300569 gene encoding uncharacterized protein LOC143300569 → MSTDTILTFWLPVVLIVNLHASLNVQDDTRCSYNGPGNCTFTSDFCHWNNSGWTTNVVKRHIYKCAYLSFYITSGFLTSRPVCATSPAFHCLKFEYYIKESDTYALEVFISWPHNGSRLELWNSSTKATWGNAEIPVKPSDSTFTLMIKGTRKHSGERNKKVRVRNLKYYESRCNDGLTTTSSSSTNTIDTKLPTTSTASLGKHTTASAGKTAGEAAKSNVWPTITGVSATIFISSIILVFLIIFFRRNNLMCWKIRSGEKPAIFQTDLASDAEDYDISTGVSRDDNHTGDTPPSNHYTSVSEASTSRLSVENYSVIRDVDQDESSLAFRRHSSLYCLAQDMTSSTPSGTDNPAAAHVLDSPEISGDNRHQDGAQVDDYSEMRFDEEQTYSNYSPCDHVHTTHKAMAKQKQCFMTKVAGQQPQQCAFGERIPQTPEATAATIYHILEQRAEHDPCTQSISWCQHHTLEETLHETETRRELRDTTLPFSQSPTSDSSPSPREEATDYNHLQFDRSEPVENVTGVVGGGDVYSHVKEGGENTYDEVDRDRQRDVIDDDYSHIW, encoded by the coding sequence GACACTATTCTGACGTTTTGGTTGCCGGTGGTATTGATTGTAAACCTCCACGCCTCTTTAAATGTCCAAGATGACACCAGGTGTTCTTACAATGGGCCAGGTAACTGCACTTTTACATCTGACTTTTGTCACTGGAACAACAGCGGCTGGACAACCAATGTGGTGAAAAGACACATTTACAAATGCGCGTATCTTTCATTTTATATTACTTCTGGATTTCTTACAAGCAGGCCTGTCTGTGCAACCAGTCCTGCTTTTCACTGTCTAAAGTTTGAATACTACATAAAAGAGAGTGATACGTATGCACTGGAGGTTTTTATTTCATGGCCACACAATGGTTCACGTTTGGAGCTGTGGAACTCTTCAACGAAAGCAACATGGGGCAACGCTGAAATTCCAGTAAAGCCGTCTGACTCCACTTTCACTTTGATGATTAAGGGAACACGGAAACATAGCGGAGAACGCAATAAGAAAGTACGTGTTAGAAATTTAAAGTACTACGAATCTCGCTGTAACGATGGGTTAACtacaacgtcttcatcatccacaAACACCATTGATACAAAGCTGCCAACCACATCAACCGCTTCACTCGGTAAGCATACAACAGCGAGCGCAGGGAAGACCGCTGGAGAAGCCGCAAAATCTAACGTTTGGCCGACAATCACTGGTGTCTCGGCAACCATTTTCATTTCCAGCATCATTCTTGTCTTCCTGATCATTTTCTTCCGACGGAACAATTTGATGTGTTGGAAGATCCGATCTGGAGAAAAACCGGCGATTTTTCAAACTGATCTAGCCAGTGACGCTGAAGATTACGATATTTCAACTGGCGTATCCAGAGATGACAACCACACAGGTGACACCCCGCCATCCAACCATTACACATCGGTCAGTGAGGCAAGTACGTCACGACTGTCCGTGGAGAATTACAGCGTCATCCGAGACGTAGATCAGGACGAGTCATCCCTTGCATTCAGACGTCACTCGTCGCTGTACTGCCTGGCACAGGACATGACGTCATCCACGCCCAGTGGTACAGACAACCCCGCAGCGGCACACGTCCTGGACAGTCCTGAAATCAGCGGAGACAATCGTCACCAAGACGGCGCACAGGTTGATGACTACAGTGAGATGCGTTTTGATGAAGAACAAACGTACAGTAATTATTCACCCTGTGATCacgttcacaccacacacaaagccATGGCAAAACAGAAACAGTGTTTCATGACAAAGGTCGCcggacaacaaccacagcaatgtGCCTTCGGAGAAAGGATTCCACAGACCCCTGAGGCTACTGCTGCAACCATATACCACATCCTTGAACAGAGGGCAGAACACGATCCCTGCACACAGTCCATAAGTTGGTGCCAACACCACACTCTTGAAGAAACGCTTCATGAAACAGAGACACGCCGCGAACTCAGGGACACAACCCTCCCATTCTCACAGTCTCCCACGTCAGATTCTTCCCCCTCGCCGCGGGAAGAGGCCACAGACTACAACCATCTGCAGTTTGACAGAAGTGAACCCGTGGAGAACGTGacgggggtagtggggggaggtGACGTGTACAGTcacgtgaaggagggaggggagaacacCTATGAcgaggtggacagagacagacaaagggacgtCATTGATGACGACTATTCTCACATCTGGTGA